A window of Cellulomonas sp. SLBN-39 genomic DNA:
GAGGCTGAAGCGTTCGACCGCGACGGTGCCGTCCGGGTAGGTCATCGAGACGTCGTCGAGCTCGATCACAGGAGCACCACGCCCTTGCCCCCGACGACGCCGGCCTCCATGTCGCGGTGGGCGTCGGCGATCTGGTCGAGGCGGTACACGCGTCCGAGCGGCACGCGGGCGCGCCCGGCGGCGACGGCGTCGAGGAACTCCTGCAGCACCGCGGCGGGCAGGTCGGCGGCCTCGCCGGAGTACGCCGTGAGGCGCACACCGTTGGGCAGCCAGTCCATCGGGTAGAACTCCGGGACGGTCCACCGGTCGGAGAGCATGCCCGTGAAGCAGACCGTCCCCCCGGGGCGGACCGCGCGGAGCGTGTCGTGGAGGGTGTCGACCCCGACCAGCTCGACCGCACCGTCGGCGCCGCCCGGGACGAGCTCGCGCACCTGCGCCGCCAGATGGCCGTCGTCGACGAGGACGTGGTCGGCGCCGACCTGCTCCAGGAGCCCTCGACGGGCGTGCGAGCGGGTCGTCGCGAGGACGGTGAGGCCCTGCAGCCGCCCGAGGACGATCAACGCCATGCCGACCGAGGACGTCCCGCCCCGGACGAGCAGGGTCTGCCCGGGCTCGGGTCGCACGCCGACCGCGAGCGAGCCGTGGGCGGTCTGCAGCATCTCGGGGACCGCGCCGAGGACCTCCCACGGGAGGTCGCTGACGAAGGGGATGACCTGCGTGGCCGGCACCACCACGCGCTCGGCGTAGCCGCCGTCGCGCGTGCGGCCCATCCCGCCCATCATCGTGACGACCTGGGAGCCGACGAGCTGCTCGTTCCCGGGGGCCTCCTCGACGACGCCGGTGGCCTCGATGCCGGGCACGCGCGGGAACGAGCCCGTCGAGGCCTGCCCGCGGCGGAAGTGCAGCTCGGACCGGTTCAGCCCGCTCGCGCGCACGGCGACGAGCACCTCGCCCGGTCCGGGACGCGGTGCGGGGACCTCGCGGACGGTCAGCACCTCCGGCCCGCCGGGGGCGACGACGACGGCGGCGCGCATCGTCGCGCGCGTCATCGGGCGGTCCG
This region includes:
- a CDS encoding zinc-binding dehydrogenase, with protein sequence MTRATMRAAVVVAPGGPEVLTVREVPAPRPGPGEVLVAVRASGLNRSELHFRRGQASTGSFPRVPGIEATGVVEEAPGNEQLVGSQVVTMMGGMGRTRDGGYAERVVVPATQVIPFVSDLPWEVLGAVPEMLQTAHGSLAVGVRPEPGQTLLVRGGTSSVGMALIVLGRLQGLTVLATTRSHARRGLLEQVGADHVLVDDGHLAAQVRELVPGGADGAVELVGVDTLHDTLRAVRPGGTVCFTGMLSDRWTVPEFYPMDWLPNGVRLTAYSGEAADLPAAVLQEFLDAVAAGRARVPLGRVYRLDQIADAHRDMEAGVVGGKGVVLL